A genomic region of Candidatus Abyssobacteria bacterium SURF_5 contains the following coding sequences:
- a CDS encoding helix-turn-helix domain-containing protein — protein sequence MEEKAFLNTHEVAKLLDINEKMVYSLISEKGLPATKATGKWLFPKRLVEQWLENQTINYPKSAHPAPPYQGLLIVSGSNDILLDRALSLFNRLYPDHVAVFGNLGSLGGIRALRRGLCHIASSHLQEENENEYNFRFANVELGQLPAVVNFCRREQGLLLQKGNPKSISTVSDLLRPNVRIVNRPLGTGTRLLFDKKLQEHLAQSNHIQGYENEVGRHLDVGLEILAGRADAGPCIRAVAGLLGLDFISWGWERFDLIILKERFFEEGIQLFIGLLHEPQFRESAADFEGYDLSLCGKMVFPQEVADSASKS from the coding sequence ATGGAAGAAAAAGCTTTCTTGAATACGCACGAAGTCGCCAAGCTTCTGGATATAAACGAGAAGATGGTCTACAGCCTGATCTCCGAGAAGGGGCTCCCGGCGACGAAGGCGACCGGGAAATGGCTGTTCCCGAAGCGGCTTGTCGAGCAATGGCTCGAGAACCAGACCATCAACTACCCGAAATCGGCGCATCCGGCGCCGCCCTACCAGGGGCTTCTCATCGTCAGCGGGAGCAATGATATCTTGCTTGACCGCGCCCTTTCGCTCTTCAATCGCCTGTACCCCGATCACGTGGCCGTCTTCGGTAATCTGGGCAGTCTCGGCGGCATCAGGGCGCTGCGGCGGGGACTTTGCCATATTGCCTCAAGTCATTTGCAGGAGGAAAACGAGAACGAGTACAACTTCCGCTTTGCCAACGTAGAACTCGGACAACTTCCAGCCGTCGTAAATTTCTGCCGCCGCGAACAGGGTCTCCTGCTGCAAAAGGGGAATCCAAAGTCTATCAGCACCGTATCCGATCTGTTGCGCCCGAACGTTCGCATCGTGAATCGCCCCTTGGGCACCGGAACGCGCCTGCTCTTTGATAAGAAGCTGCAGGAACACTTGGCTCAAAGTAACCACATTCAAGGATATGAGAATGAGGTAGGGCGCCATCTCGACGTTGGTCTCGAAATCCTCGCCGGCAGGGCCGATGCCGGACCATGCATCCGCGCGGTCGCCGGCCTCCTCGGACTCGACTTCATCTCCTGGGGCTGGGAACGCTTCGACCTGATCATCCTGAAAGAACGCTTCTTTGAGGAGGGCATCCAACTCTTCATCGGACTCCTGCACGAGCCTCAATTCCGGGAATCAGCCGCTGATTTCGAGGGCT